Genomic DNA from Cololabis saira isolate AMF1-May2022 chromosome 20, fColSai1.1, whole genome shotgun sequence:
aagtatgttggactagcgtatgagtttgtagggcgcgttatctcgctgaaacaggacaggggagcgggggtgacttcactaataaaaccaagttgaatttagatgtttttgatgtttttcaacatcgtcatattatgttgtttagccaaaaatagatacattacctcttcgctatccatcctgcaaacgactgctgaaaacagaaaagtggctttgaaagtctgtcccgtcttgtttcattcaatatcaaaacaaatgcacgcaacggggacaggatctttccggcagtacgcgctggtgctcatgggaaatgtagtgttctttctgttaaagcactaccgcttttgtccaaaggagccgccaaactcaacaaaagctgaaagttacattgtgctgctttaacagcgTCAAACAACAAACTTGACAATGAGACCTGAGTTTTTTCTCTGCTGTTTGTCGTGTTTCAGATGTGGAGGCTGTCAATGAGAAGAACACCATTCATGCAGTGGTTGGACAAACTGTGGAGCTTTCAGCAAACCTGACAACTGAAGGAGTCACAAAACCAGAATGGAGATATGAAAAGAATATAGTCGCAGACAGTATGGGAGTAATCAAAAATTATCAAGTTTCTTTCATGGACAGATTAGAATTCAACCAGGAGAATTTGAGTTTAACATTAAGAAACCTGAATCTTCAAGATTCTGGTGATTTTAGTTTTAACTCAGagttgaataaaaaacaaagaaaaacagtcatCATCACTCTCCGTGTTCATGGTAAATCTCTGTTTTTGTTAAACAAGCATGTTAATGATTGTTTTTCAAGTGAGAGCTTACTATCAAAAAGCCTTAaataattgttttatttatgcacTCCACAAACTATGTAGAGGATGCCGACATGTTGGGACAAAATAAGGGTAGACGAGCGCGTTAAGATGAGTTTAAATAGCATTTTATCTGAAACACAGTTTACTGACAGTAATTCTGATTCAAGGAGCACTTCACATGTGTTACATGTCACAATTACAGTATTTATGAACCGTTTCCCACATTTCTCTTGAGAGTCAAAGTAGAAATATAAAATTCAAAAACGGTTCTCAAATGAAAAATACTATCATTTGTATCGTTATGCTGATGTCTTGGTTTTCATTAACCAAGTTCTTCCTTATTGGTTTCCTAGTTCTCTTTTATTTAGGTAACAAAAAGTCTAAACATCTttgattatctttttttttatcgttgACATGTGCTTGTCATAGCAAGTCTTTTTCATACAGATTAGTTTCTATCTGTGCCACTCAGGTGTTTGGGTGGGAACAAAAGTTGACTATGTGAGCAAAACAAAAGAATTTAAGGGGGTTTATTGTTTTACTGTCCCAGTTCACTGACACtgaagctctctctctctcttccatcACATCAGAGCGCATCACTGTTGAGCCCACCCTGACTTACACCATCAGTTCATCTGTCTCAAATGAATCCTGTACAGTTTTGCTGAACTGCAGCACAGCTTCTTACATCAGTGTCACCTACCACTTGACTGTGGGGAACCAAAGCCATCAAGGCCCCAGGCTGCAGCACACCATCAACACACAAGATGGAGACACCACCGCCACCTGCACAGTCTCCAACTTTGTCAGTAATATGTCTGTATCCAGACTAGTGACATGTGGAGGGGAGGCTGCTAAAACAGGTACGTTCAGACTTTTGGCTGAAGTCTATAACTGAATGAATCATTGTCTTTTCCACTGGTCTTGTGATTGTTTTGGAAGATAACAGTATATACGCCTCAATCTGTATTGTTGCATCAGATGATACCAAATACAGGAAGAGCTGATCAGTGGATGAGTCTGCACTATTTActcttaatatttatttattatcagttGATCCCGactgaaaataaaatggaaattaaaggAGATGCAGGCATGATTTCATTTCTGCAGTAAGGTAACAGTTAAAATATtacaaattacattttctttaataGTTTGTAGTTAGtaactattattaaaaaaatatatctgaAGGATGTGTTGCAGGACTGAAAACTTTCCATTAGTTTGTGTAAGGTTTTCATCTTAGAaatgttcttgttgttttttatattgtattttgtcTGAAATTACAGTGAGTTGAAACCTAGAAAGATGTCTCAGTTTTCAACGTCAGAAATCAAATCATCAGATCAACGCTGGTGTTGATGATTGGAAGTGGACCGAGTTGTCTCTATTTCTTCAGATACTTCTGGCGTGCATGAAAATACAACAATGTAgtgcctcttcttcttctgttctcAGTTTAGTGCTGCAGCATTTTTAAATGATTCTTTGGCTTGTTTGACAAAGGTCCAGCTTGCCTGCAGGTTTTAAGTGCTGTCTAGATGCGGTCGTGCTTTGCTTTCTTCTGTCTCGGTGTGAACAACTTCCAAATGAGAAAAACAGGTGTGGGGTTCtgttgaaagttaaagtttgtgtTCCAGTGGGTATTGAGTTTGAAAGCAAGTATTGGTTTATGTTTAAGTGTCTGGACACCTCAGCTTTCAGAGACCCTCCTCTCCGTGCACAATACCCTTTAAATATGCCAACATGTTCAATTTCACGTCTTTTGTGAAGTTGAACTTGTCCACTGAGTTGATGTGTTCAGTGAGAGCCTCTACTTCTTAGGTCTGGAATTTACGTGCTGTCTACATTTATGAACCAACGGTCTTGCTGTAATTTCTTTGTAGGAGCTAAGTGCGTTGCCTTCCTTTTCCTCCGTTCCATCTTCTACCCCTTCTGGATGGAAGGTGAAACTTCTCTGAGAACCAAGAAAAAGGAACAAATGCAACAAATAAGAATTTGGAAATGcacatttctgattttgcttATGTCATTTCTTTATACATGttagatatactgtatatattgaaATGGAGCTCTCAACAGGatggtgatataattttgtGAAAAGGTTAAATTATGAAATGCCTCTTGTACAGGATGTGTAAAATGCAGAACATCATCATGAAGTcatgtacattttaaaatgtgaaaaggCTTGTTTTATTTCTCTAACTTTCTTTTCTGCAGTTCCCGTCATATGTTGTAATCCACGTTTGGTCTTAGTttaaatcttttattttatcttgAGCCATTCATAACATTAATATCCTTGTTTGCAGAGAGCTTTGACTTTGTACTTCCCATGAgtgcagctggaggaggtgtggcaatcatgataataataactgttGTAGCACTGTGCATTTGTCACCGCAAACAAAAATCATCAGGTAAGAGACTTCTGAACATATTAGCAATTTTCACATGCATCATGGACTTAGATGTTGTTTCAGTACAAATCTCTCCACTTAAAATTGTACTTGTGCCACCAGCAAGTGACTCAAACGAACTCACCGTCTACGCAGACATATCTGACATTGCAGCTGAAGATGTGAGTGCACTTTTATCTGCACTGtgatttgaacaatttttctgCCAAGATATGAAATAACAATGAACGGTGGTTTTGtttgtctctaactgtctccctCTCTGTGATCCACGTGCACACCTGTAGGGGCATTCACCTACCCTAAAGCCTTGCTCGTTGTATGACACGATAACGGATGGATATAACTCACATGGGGTGAGAGCAAAACTTTAACTGTTTATTGCAGCAAAAGCATTACAATGCATCGTCTCCAAGTATCTA
This window encodes:
- the LOC133420459 gene encoding uncharacterized protein LOC133420459 — encoded protein: MDRLEFNQENLSLTLRNLNLQDSGDFSFNSELNKKQRKTVIITLRVHGKSLFLLNKHVNDCFSSESLLSKTKQKNLRGFIVLLSQFTDTEALSLSSITSERITVEPTLTYTISSSVSNESCTVLLNCSTASYISVTYHLTVGNQSHQGPRLQHTINTQDGDTTATCTVSNFVSNMSVSRLVTCGGEAAKTESFDFVLPMSAAGGGVAIMIIITVVALCICHRKQKSSASDSNELTVYADISDIAAEDGHSPTLKPCSLYDTITDGYNSHGIKPQTVYDEIQLNRMRKASVSPYQEIS